Proteins from one Toxotes jaculatrix isolate fToxJac2 chromosome 13, fToxJac2.pri, whole genome shotgun sequence genomic window:
- the LOC121192172 gene encoding brevican core protein-like: protein MLLRRSRCVQILLLLCAVCGLTLAFPTQTPSAYDDVRSLQVNIPHSDLVLAPLGSSISIPCSVSLSSIPTTSSSPLVPRVKWTVVSGGVETQILVARGQRVKVNEAYRDRATLLNYTSSPDDVSLWLGDLRSSDSGHYRCEVQQGLEDASDLVQLKVKGVVFHYRDALGRYAFSFKQAQRACEAIGAEIATADQLLAAYYDGYEQCDAGWLADQSVRYPIQVPREGCYGDMDGQPGVRNYGTMDPDDLFDVYCYVEDIDGEVFHDPVPQQLSFDEAQLYCRAAGAKLATTAQLYLAWSEGLDRCSPGWLSDGSVRYPIVTPRERCGGSQAGVKTLYRFSNQTGFPEPSSRHDVYCLKNNKDAPTNSPMDYMATEPEDLGQDIVILTETDKELQLNQHAEQVEREAQSVLESFPFVTRPSTEENLTDTHPTVISDATESPLNTASTLDLFQPFDETLSPTEISSHSQHRTAVMNSTISTTETNDSPQNTSVLPSVYNETDSHQHLNFTFQQFELENTTGFPEPSYEPHTHNSTEPDINPEEQTQPSERQKDSEEIQETSLGLNRSQANFSETDSNHTQEENILEATPMTTDVILQVELEEAAVAGPRQMSFSTESPREEGELLIQTTQAPIKKPTSLWRPLEGSGDVSQESDLDIEGVSFISTSDSSSLGFTTHPPPSASASSAPAEPRTALPDPTSSSGSQNINKMGFVILSTAAQLWESSISKQEGSTSLETEDTITMESEEKQLQPTKAEDSLVLGVSLSTTESPDGSNTSYWPTDSTTAQYQTSEYRVYLDTVTTAYEEASGQEPGTIIAILGEDDKVAPTLEEDVTVIQILEKEIKVPPSVEKEAKVLFSLEQAIKVSPTPDEDITVTPPLVEETNIAQTIGEEGEVSSSLEEKVTVAPTHEEETNVSPVLEEETSIVTTLEEASVTSTFDEAKIVPILEEANISPTLEGKVNVVSTLEEQANVTTTLEEEAKVAPALEEEASIPPTLAEASVTPTLEEEAKVAPALEEEASIPPTLAEASVTPTLEEEAKVAPALEEEASIPPTLAEASVTATLEEASVASILEEEANTASALEEDSSVASTLDEGANFAPSVGSRKTSSITSTAAPHSSSTKPITTTTSTTTATITTTTYWARRTWSPTTSAQRVFQKTTEPQKVTHLIPPVDQDLVDVEFSLTQPPTLLILPNERAAIGGTGKASDACTDSPCLNGGTCTDRDGQIKCLCLPSYGGDLCQSDLEQCEPGWDKFHGFCYRHFSQRLSWEVAEQHCRMLGAHLVSIMTPEEQSYINSNYKEYQWTGLNDKTIEDDFRWSDGNPLLYENWYRGQPDSYFLSGEDCVVMVWHDGGRWSDVPCNYHLAYTCKKGTSSCGPPPKVRNASIFGKARQRYETSAVVRYHCAEGFQQRLNPLIRCLPGGMWERPQILCIPGVGGPTQHPEVTSPTNNNFAALEDDLEATKEAPQYWDIKF, encoded by the exons ATGCTGCTGAGAAGAAGCCG ATGTGTCCAAATTCTTCTACTTCTCTGTGCAGTCTGCGGTCTTACTCTGGCCTTCCCCACCCAAACACCATCTGCATATG atgaTGTCCGGTCCCTCCAGGTGAACATCCCCCACTCAGATCTTGTTTTGGCTCCACTGGGCAGCTCCATCTCCATCCCCTGTTCggtgtctctgtcctccatccccaccacctcctcttcccctcttgTGCCACGGGTCAAGTGGACTGTGGTGTCCGGTGGGGTGGAGACGCAGATCTTGGTGGCGCGGGGTCAAAGAGTGAAGGTCAACGAGGCGTACAGAGATCGTGCTACATTGCTCAACTACACATCCTCCCCTGATGACGTGTCACTGTGGCTGGGAGATTTGCGCTCCAGTGACTCGGGTCACTATCGCTGCGAGGTGCAGCAGGGCCTGGAAGACGCCAGTGACCTCGTACAACTCAAGGTCAAAG gtgtCGTATTTCACTACAGAGACGCCTTGGGCCGTTATGCGTTTTCCTTCAAGCAGGCCCAGAGGGCTTGTGAGGCCATCGGGGCAGAAATCGCCACTGCTGACCAGCTGTTGGCAGCTTATTATGACGGATATGAGCAGTGTGATGCAGGCTGGCTGGCAGACCAGTCCGTCAG GTACCCAATCCAAGTGCCCCGTGAAGGTTGCTATGGAGACATGGATGGACAACCAGGAGTGAGAAACTATGGGACAATGGATCCAGATGATCTTTTTGATGTTTACTGTTATGTGGAAGATATAGATG GAGAAGTGTTCCACGACCCCGTCCCACAGCAATTGTCATTTGATGAAGCACAGTTatactgcagagctgcaggggCCAAGCTGGCTACAACAGCACAGCTGTACTTGGCATGGAGTGAAGGTCTGGACCGCTGCAGCCCTGGCTGGCTGTCTGATGGCAGTGTGCGCTATCCTATCGTAACCCCCAGAGAACGCTGTGGAGGGTCTCAGGCAGGTGTCAAAACCCTCTACCGTTTCAGCAACCAAACGGGTTTCCCTGAGCCGTCCAGCCGCCATGACGTTTATTGTTTGAAAA ATAACAAAGATGCTCCTACTAACTCTCCTATGGACTACATGGCCACAGAGCCTGAAGACCTTGGACAAGATATTGTTATTCTTACGGAAACAGATAAAGAGTTGCAACTGAACCAACATGCAGAGCAAGTGGAACGAGAGGCTCAAAGTGTGCTTGAATCTTTTCCCTTTGTCACCCGCCCTTCCACTGAGGAAAATCTGACTGACACACACCCAACAGTTATATCAGATGCAACAGAGTCTCCCCTCAACACTGCATCTACATTGGACCTGTTTCAGCCATTTGATGAAACTTTATCTCCGACAGAAATTAGCTCTCACTCCCAGCATCGTACAGCAGTGATGAACAGCACTATCAGCACCACAGAGACCAACGATTCCCCACAAAACACATCAGTACTACCCAGTGTTTACAATGAGACAGATTCCCACCAGCACTTGAATTTCACCTTTCAACAATTTGAACTTGAAAACACCACAGGGTTTCCTGAGCCATCATATGAACCTCATACACATAACTCGACAGAGCCAGACATAAACCCTGAAGAACAAACTCAGCCATCTGAGAGGCAGAAGGATTCTGAAGAAATTCAAGAGACCAGCTTGGGTTTAAACAGGTCACAAGCCAAtttcagtgagacagacagcaaCCATACTCAAGAGGAGAATATCCTGGAGGCAACCCCAATGACCACTGACGTTATACtccaggtggagctggaggaagcAGCAGTTGCGGGGCCTAGGCAGATGTCTTTCTCGACTGAGTCGccaagagaggaaggagagctTCTAATACAAACTACCCAAGCTCCCATCAAAAAACCAACTTCATTGTGGCGCCCTCTTGAAGGGTCTGGAGATGTTTCCCAAG agagcGACCTTGACATTGAAGGAGTCAGTTTCATCTCGACATCAGACTCTTCCAGTCTTGGCTTCACTACTCACCCGCCACCTTCTGCTTCAGCTAGCAGCGCTCCTGCTGAGCCTCGGACTGCACTCCCAGATCCAACGTCTTCATCTGGGtcacaaaatattaacaagatGGGCTTTGTCATCCTCTCCACCGCAGCACAATTATGGGAGTCCTCCATTTCTAAACAGGAGGGAAGTACAAGCTTAGAAACTGAAGACACGATCACCATGGAAAGTgaggaaaaacagctgcagccGACAAAGGCTGAGGACAGCCTGGTTTTGGGAGTAAGTTTATCTACAACTGAGTCTCCAGATGGGTCAAACACCTCTTATTGGCCTACTGATTCCACCACAGCACAGTATCAGACATCAGAGTACAGAGTGTATTTGGATACTGTGACCACTGCTTATGAAGAGGCAAGTGGACAGGAACCTGGTACAATTATTGCAATCCTTGGAGAAGACGATAAAGTTGCTCCAACCCTCGAAGAGGATGTTACAGTTATCCAAATCcttgaaaaagaaattaaggTTCCCCCATCCGTTGAAAAGGAGGCTAAAGTATTATTTTCACTGGAACAGGCCATTAAAGTTTCCCCAACCCCTGATGAGGATATTACAGTTACCCCACCTCTTGTAGAGGAAACTAACATTGCCCAAACCATTGGAGAAGAAGGTGAAgtttcttcttcactggaagAGAAAGTTACCGTTGCCCCTACCCATGAAGAAGAAACTAATGTGTCCCCAGTGCTTGAAGAAGAAACAAGTATTGTCACAACTCTTGAAGAAGCCAGTGTCACCTCAACCTTTGATGAAGCTAAAATTGTCCCAATCCTTGAAGAAGCTAACATTTCCCCAACCTTAGAAGGAAAAGTTAATGTTGTCTCAACCCTTGAAGAACAAGCTAATGTCACCACAACCCTTGAAGAAGAAGCTAAAGTTGCTCCAGCCCTTGAAGAAGAAGCTAGCATCCCCCCAACTCTTGCAGAAGCCAGTGTCACCCCAACCCTTGAAGAAGAAGCTAAAGTTGCTCCAGCCCTTGAAGAAGAAGCTAGCATTCCCCCAACTCTTGCAGAAGCCAGTGTCACCCCAACCCTTGAAGAAGAAGCTAAAGTTGCTCCAGCCCTTGAAGAAGAAGCTAGCATTCCCCCAACTCTTGCAGAAGCCAGTGTCACCGCAACCCTTGAAGAAGCCAGTGTTGCTTCAATACTTGAAGAAGAAGCTAATACTGCCTCAGCCTTAGAAGAAGACTCTAGCGTTGCCTCAACCTTAGATGAAGGAGCTAATTTTGCCCCAAGTGTTGGGAGCAGAAaaacctcctccatcacctccacagctgctccacatTCCTCAAGTACAAAGCCCATCACTACTACCACATCAACAACCACCGCCACCATCACGACCACCACATACTGGGCCAGACGCACTTGGAGCCCGACCACCTCAGCACAGAGAGTTTTCCAGAAAACAACAGAGCCCCAGAAGGTGACGCACCTCATACCACCAGTGGATCAGGATCTGGTGGATGTTGAGTTTAGTCTCACCCAGCCTCCCACCCTGCTTATCTTGCCCAATGAGAGGGCAGCTATAGGCGGTACAGGGAAAGCTTCAG atgctTGCACGGACAGCCCCTGTCTCAATGGAGGGACCTGTACAGACCGAGATGGGCAGATTAAATGTCTCTGTTTGCCCTCGTATGGAGGAGACCTCTGTCAGTCCG ACCTGGAGCAATGTGAACCAGGCTGGGATAAATTTCATGGTTTCTGTTACCGACACTTCAGCCAGCGTCTGAGCTGGGAGGTCGCAGAGCAGCACTGTCGCATGCTGGGAGCTCACCTGGTGTCCATCATGACCCCTGAGGAACAGAGTTACATCAACA GCAACTACAAAGAGTACCAGTGGACCGGTCTGAATGACAAGACCATCGAGGATGATTTTCGCTGGTCTGATGGCAACCCACTG CTCTATGAGAACTGGTACAGAGGACAGCCAGACAGCTACTTTCTCTCTGGAGAAGACTGTGTGGTGATGGTATGGCACGATGGTGGACGCTGGAGTGACGTGCCCTGCAACTATCACCTGGCCTACACCTGCAAGAAAGGCACCT CCTCATGTGGTCCACCACCAAAGGTCCGAAATGCCTCCATATTTGGAAAAGCTCGGCAGAGATATGAAACCAGTGCAGTTGTACGTTATCACTGTGCCGAGGGTTTCCAGCAGAGATTAAATCCTCTGATCAGGTGTCTGCCCGGAGGAATGTGGGAGAGGCCTCAGATCCTGTGCATACCTG gGGTTGGGGGTCCAACTCAGCATCCTGAAGTGACATCTCCGACCAACAACAACTTTGCAGCGCTGGAAGATGACCTTGAAGCCACTAAGGAGGCACCACAGTACTGGGACATCAAGTTTTAA
- the mrpl24 gene encoding probable 39S ribosomal protein L24, mitochondrial, with protein sequence MRLTTLLSMAVRVVVPKDYRYSTNRPWTVAAKRQSLPGKKRRKVFVEPIAPEAWTVLRGDRVEILAGKDKGKQGKVVQVFRHRNWVILEGLNTHHRYVGKTTDYRGTYVASEAPILVRDVALIDPSDRKPTEVEWRFTEEGERVRVSVRTGRIIPKPVVERRDGIVPEQWKDGPKDTHPEDTLEKTYVPSLKTLEQEVMEKLGIQENRQHRRSFWY encoded by the exons ATGAGGCTGACCACTCTCCTGTCGATGGCAGTCAGGGTTGTTGTGCCCAAAGACTACCGATACAGCACCAACAGACCGTGGACGGTGGCTGCTAAAAGGCAGAGTCTCCcggggaagaagaggagaaaggtgTTTGTGGAGCCTATAGCACCTGAGGCTTGGACTGTGCTCAGAGGGGACAGG GTCGAGATTCTCGCAGGGAAGGACAAAGGGAAGCAGGGAAAAGTTGTCCAAGtcttcagacacagaaactggGTTATCCTGGAGGGACTCAACACA CATCACAGGTATGTAGGAAAAACTACGGATTATCGTGGAACCTACGTTGCCAGTGAGGCTCCCATCCTGGTGCGCGATGTCGCCCTCATCGACCCCTCCGATAG AAAGCCCACTGAAGTGGAGTGGAGATTCacggaggagggtgagagagtCAGAGTGTCTGTCAGGACGGGTCGAATCATCCCTAAGCCTGTTGTAGAGCGACGAGATGGCATCGTGCCAGAGCAgtggaaag ATGGTCCCAAAGACACACATCCTGAAGACACTCTAGAAAAGACCTATGTACCATCTCTGAAAACCCTGGAGCAAGAGGTCATGGAGAAACTGGGTATTCAGGAGAACAGGCAGCACAGACGGTCATTCTGGTACTGA